One Ktedonobacteraceae bacterium genomic region harbors:
- a CDS encoding MFS transporter: MDMFKALRNRTLLAVSLTVFAAYTGSGMVGTVRVLYTESRGASLALISLMGSVYLISTFAFQYPIGWLGDRWERKQILILSLLAQAMLTGLYLYVTDPVMFIVLRFFEGIAAAGMLPCARAMITETVSVEQQGEAFGLFGAFFNIGFLLGPGIGGILAVTGYTSTFVVAIIFRLIAIVLLLTLIHTQRQQKKIVERITTTTSYKMLFTPALIGAYLIAFGNFLYMGFEITLFPLWMHDHLGASVAVIGFAFMAWSVPNALLAPLGGRVADRWPRSWLILIFGLAQIPIYLAYASASIALTVVVLYGVHGAVYAFIQPSLDSHVAASSGSNFRTRVQGMYATSSSIGAFIGAAASAPLYAFNFRLPLFIFGILCVFYVVIGVRLIRTSERKQIILAQPEEQVIQNVVSSELPMYSPVELE, encoded by the coding sequence ATGGATATGTTCAAAGCGCTGCGCAATCGCACGCTGCTGGCCGTTTCGCTGACAGTGTTCGCGGCCTATACCGGCAGCGGCATGGTAGGAACCGTGCGCGTTCTTTATACTGAGTCACGTGGAGCATCGCTCGCCCTCATCAGCCTGATGGGGTCGGTCTACCTGATCTCGACCTTTGCGTTTCAGTACCCTATCGGCTGGCTGGGTGATCGCTGGGAACGCAAGCAGATTCTTATATTGAGCCTGCTGGCGCAAGCTATGCTAACCGGCCTCTACCTGTATGTGACGGACCCGGTGATGTTCATCGTACTGCGATTTTTCGAGGGCATCGCAGCTGCTGGTATGCTACCATGCGCCCGCGCGATGATTACTGAGACGGTATCAGTAGAGCAGCAAGGCGAGGCATTTGGACTATTTGGGGCTTTCTTCAACATCGGCTTTCTACTGGGTCCCGGCATCGGGGGCATCCTGGCCGTGACGGGCTACACGAGCACCTTTGTCGTCGCCATTATTTTTCGTCTCATCGCCATCGTGCTGCTGCTGACTTTAATTCATACGCAGCGGCAACAGAAGAAAATCGTTGAGAGGATAACGACGACCACCTCATACAAGATGTTATTCACGCCTGCTCTCATAGGCGCGTACCTGATTGCTTTCGGCAACTTCCTCTACATGGGTTTCGAGATCACGCTTTTTCCATTGTGGATGCACGATCACCTGGGAGCATCCGTCGCCGTCATCGGCTTCGCGTTTATGGCGTGGTCTGTGCCCAACGCGCTGCTGGCGCCGCTTGGTGGTCGCGTTGCCGACCGCTGGCCTCGTTCGTGGTTGATCCTCATTTTCGGGCTTGCGCAGATACCGATCTATCTCGCCTATGCCTCAGCCAGTATCGCGCTGACCGTTGTAGTGCTATATGGCGTGCATGGCGCGGTGTATGCTTTCATACAGCCCTCCCTCGACTCGCATGTTGCAGCGTCGTCGGGGAGCAACTTTCGCACCAGGGTGCAGGGTATGTACGCCACATCTAGCTCAATAGGCGCTTTTATTGGCGCAGCCGCGTCCGCTCCTCTCTACGCCTTCAACTTCCGCCTGCCCCTGTTTATCTTCGGAATATTGTGCGTCTTCTATGTTGTTATTGGCGTCAGGCTGATACGCACATCCGAGCGTAAGCAGATTATTCTTGCGCAGCCTGAGGAACAAGTTATTCAGAACGTTGTTTCCTCAGAACTGCCTATGTATTCTCCAGTTGAACTGGAATGA